One bacterium DNA window includes the following coding sequences:
- a CDS encoding rubredoxin yields the protein MDKYVCKVCGYVYNPEKGDPENGIKPGTPFEKLPDDWVCPVCGAGKDMFEKEV from the coding sequence ATGGATAAATATGTTTGCAAGGTTTGTGGGTATGTTTACAACCCTGAAAAAGGAGACCCTGAAAATGGAATAAAACCAGGAACTCCTTTTGAAAAATTACCCGATGACTGGGTATGTCCGGTATGTGGTGCAGGTAAAGATATGTTTGAAAAGGAGGTTTAA
- a CDS encoding ferritin has product MDKKLLEELNLQIKKELYSAYLYLSMASYFDYINLEGFATWMKVQAKEEFGHAMRIYDFLNDRGEKVILEGIEKPPSDFSSPKDVFEKTLKHEKEVTKSIENLYKLAKEKNDYSTEIMLQWFITEQVEEEKQANIILEKLKKIEDKPHLILMLDKELSKRGEEK; this is encoded by the coding sequence ATGGATAAAAAACTTCTTGAAGAATTGAATTTACAGATTAAAAAAGAACTCTATTCTGCATATCTTTATCTTTCAATGGCTTCCTATTTTGATTATATAAATCTTGAAGGATTTGCAACATGGATGAAAGTACAGGCAAAAGAAGAGTTTGGACACGCAATGAGAATTTATGATTTTCTTAATGATAGAGGAGAAAAAGTAATTTTAGAAGGGATAGAAAAACCACCTTCTGATTTTTCTTCACCAAAAGATGTATTTGAAAAAACATTAAAGCATGAAAAAGAGGTGACAAAAAGCATTGAAAACTTATATAAACTTGCAAAAGAGAAAAATGATTATTCTACAGAAATTATGCTTCAATGGTTTATAACTGAACAGGTAGAGGAAGAAAAACAGGCAAATATAATACTTGAAAAATTGAAAAAGATAGAAGACAAACCACATTTAATACTTATGCTTGATAAAGAACTTTCAAAAAGAGGAGAGGAAAAATGA
- a CDS encoding ferritin family protein: protein MTVFFNISEIYQFAIKIEENGEKFYRSIAKKTNNKEVKELFIFLADEEVRHKKVFEELLSKVEKYEPPEIYPGEYFAYLKAYAEELIFPKGVEKELEKEDIIEAIDFGIRRELDSIMYYLEVKSFIPETQHSVLDKIIQQERSHFVKLSNLKKQILEGR from the coding sequence ATGACTGTTTTTTTTAACATAAGTGAGATTTATCAGTTTGCAATAAAGATTGAAGAAAATGGAGAGAAGTTTTATAGGAGTATAGCAAAAAAGACAAATAATAAAGAAGTTAAAGAATTATTTATTTTTCTTGCAGATGAAGAGGTAAGGCATAAAAAGGTTTTTGAAGAGTTACTATCAAAAGTAGAAAAATATGAACCGCCTGAAATTTATCCAGGGGAATATTTTGCATATCTTAAAGCATATGCAGAAGAGTTGATTTTCCCAAAAGGTGTTGAGAAGGAATTAGAGAAAGAGGATATAATAGAGGCAATTGACTTTGGAATAAGAAGAGAACTTGATTCAATTATGTATTATCTTGAGGTTAAAAGTTTTATTCCTGAAACACAACACTCAGTACTTGATAAAATAATACAGCAGGAGAGAAGCCATTTTGTTAAATTATCAAATTTGAAAAAACAAATACTTGAAGGGAGGTGA
- a CDS encoding FprA family A-type flavoprotein, protein MIIKEIKKDIWAIITNDWDRRLFDELIPLPEGTSYNSYFLKDEKNVLIDSSDPRTEKQLFDAIDELKIEKIDYIVSNHSEQDHSGIIPKLLEKFKGAKVITSEKGKKYLVSLLLIPEERVIDVKEGEKLNIGEKTLEFIYAPWVHWPETILTYEIKNKILFPCDLFGSHLATSKIWTSENDFLKGAKRYYAEIMMPFRNHIKNHLEKIKNYTIDIIAPSHGPVYDNPSVILDAYADWISDNVKNQVVIIYVSMHGSIQKAIDYFVKVLTEKDIEVKPFNITETDIGELAMALVDCATVVIGTPTVFANPHPSIIYASYLFKILRPKTKFVSLICSFLWGTNVIKYYEEILKGVNVELIEPVVFEGHPQKDTFEKIENLAEKIYQKHKEIKII, encoded by the coding sequence ATGATTATAAAAGAGATTAAAAAGGATATATGGGCTATAATTACAAATGATTGGGATAGACGACTTTTTGATGAGTTAATTCCTTTACCAGAGGGAACAAGTTATAATTCTTATTTTTTGAAGGATGAAAAAAATGTTTTGATTGATTCTTCAGACCCAAGGACTGAAAAGCAGTTATTTGATGCAATAGATGAATTAAAAATAGAGAAAATTGATTATATTGTTTCAAATCATTCAGAACAGGACCATTCAGGAATAATCCCAAAATTACTTGAAAAATTTAAAGGAGCAAAGGTTATTACGAGTGAAAAAGGGAAAAAATATCTTGTAAGTTTGTTGTTGATTCCAGAAGAGAGGGTGATTGATGTAAAAGAAGGTGAAAAACTGAATATTGGTGAAAAAACACTTGAATTTATTTATGCACCATGGGTTCACTGGCCCGAAACAATTTTAACATATGAAATAAAAAATAAAATTCTTTTTCCTTGTGATTTATTTGGTTCTCATCTTGCAACAAGTAAAATATGGACAAGTGAGAATGATTTTTTAAAAGGTGCAAAAAGATATTATGCAGAAATTATGATGCCATTCAGAAATCATATAAAAAACCATCTTGAAAAAATTAAAAATTATACAATTGATATAATTGCACCGAGTCATGGCCCAGTTTACGATAATCCTTCTGTTATACTTGATGCCTATGCTGATTGGATTTCAGATAATGTTAAAAATCAGGTTGTAATTATTTATGTTTCTATGCATGGAAGTATACAAAAAGCAATTGATTATTTTGTTAAAGTTCTAACAGAAAAAGATATTGAAGTTAAACCATTTAATATTACAGAAACAGATATTGGAGAACTTGCAATGGCTTTGGTTGATTGTGCAACAGTTGTAATTGGAACTCCAACAGTTTTTGCAAATCCTCATCCATCTATTATTTATGCTTCTTATTTGTTTAAAATTTTAAGACCAAAGACAAAATTTGTTTCTTTAATATGTTCTTTTTTATGGGGAACAAATGTGATAAAATATTATGAAGAAATTTTAAAAGGGGTAAATGTGGAATTAATAGAGCCAGTAGTTTTCGAAGGCCATCCGCAAAAAGATACATTTGAAAAAATTGAAAACCTTGCAGAAAAAATATATCAGAAACATAAAGAAATTAAAATAATTTAA
- a CDS encoding carboxymuconolactone decarboxylase family protein, with protein MKETMERFKKAIGEVSIKKQEEMKKFGEFVSTVLKDGILDLKTKELICVGIAVAVRCAYCIGIHVEKAFKAGATEDEILEAGMVAVLMGGGPAYTYLTDLVEAIKMIKGKI; from the coding sequence ATGAAAGAAACAATGGAAAGATTTAAAAAAGCAATAGGAGAAGTTTCAATAAAAAAACAAGAGGAAATGAAAAAATTTGGAGAATTTGTAAGTACTGTATTGAAAGATGGTATTCTTGATTTAAAAACAAAAGAATTGATATGTGTTGGGATTGCAGTTGCTGTTAGATGTGCTTATTGTATAGGTATTCATGTTGAAAAGGCATTTAAAGCAGGAGCAACAGAAGATGAAATTCTTGAGGCAGGAATGGTTGCTGTTTTGATGGGTGGAGGTCCTGCCTATACATATTTAACAGATTTAGTTGAAGCAATAAAAATGATAAAAGGAAAAATTTAA
- a CDS encoding manganese efflux pump MntP family protein: MGLFINFFLGLSLSMDAFSVSVISGSLIEKKKFLNSLKISLSFGFAQFLMPVLGWFTGMKFLKFISSFDHIVAFSILFLIGLKIIYESRKIERRFDISKILILFILAIATSIDAFAVGLTFSLLKIKVLTPSLIIGFTTFSVCLSGFFLGNKIKKFFGNKLELIAGIILILIGFKVLITG; encoded by the coding sequence ATGGGACTTTTTATAAATTTTTTCCTCGGTCTTTCTCTTTCAATGGATGCCTTTTCTGTTTCTGTTATTTCAGGAAGTTTAATTGAGAAAAAGAAATTTTTGAATAGTTTAAAAATTTCTTTATCTTTTGGTTTTGCTCAGTTTTTAATGCCAGTTTTAGGATGGTTTACAGGAATGAAATTTTTAAAGTTTATTTCAAGTTTTGACCATATAGTTGCCTTTTCCATTTTATTTTTAATCGGCCTTAAAATTATATATGAATCAAGAAAAATAGAAAGAAGATTTGATATATCAAAAATTTTAATTTTATTTATTTTAGCAATTGCAACCAGTATTGATGCTTTTGCAGTCGGTCTTACATTTTCACTTCTTAAAATTAAAGTTTTAACTCCTTCATTAATAATTGGATTTACAACTTTTTCTGTCTGTCTTTCTGGTTTTTTTCTTGGTAATAAAATAAAAAAATTCTTTGGGAATAAACTTGAATTGATTGCGGGAATAATTCTTATTTTAATAGGTTTCAAAGTACTTATTACAGGATAA
- a CDS encoding transcriptional repressor, whose translation MKKEKIIKILKEKGIKPSIQRIEILNYLIQHKTHPAVDEIYSALFSKIPTLSVATVYNTLKLFCEKGLINEILIEEDEVRYDFIEKPHFHFKCKICKNIYDIYRDCPIVKLKEIDGHKIVEHHIYLIGICKNCGKRREDG comes from the coding sequence ATGAAAAAAGAAAAAATTATTAAAATCTTAAAAGAAAAAGGAATTAAACCATCAATCCAAAGAATAGAAATATTGAATTATTTAATCCAACATAAAACACATCCAGCAGTTGATGAAATTTATTCTGCCTTATTTTCTAAAATTCCTACCCTTTCAGTTGCAACTGTTTACAATACTTTAAAACTTTTCTGTGAGAAAGGATTGATAAATGAAATTTTAATTGAAGAGGATGAAGTCAGATATGATTTTATAGAAAAACCACATTTTCATTTCAAATGTAAAATCTGCAAAAATATTTATGATATTTACAGAGATTGTCCAATAGTAAAATTAAAAGAAATAGATGGTCATAAAATCGTGGAACATCATATATATTTAATAGGGATTTGTAAAAACTGTGGGAAAAGGAGGGAAGATGGATAA